Proteins from one Homalodisca vitripennis isolate AUS2020 chromosome 3, UT_GWSS_2.1, whole genome shotgun sequence genomic window:
- the LOC124358071 gene encoding uncharacterized protein LOC124358071, which produces MHSASNLTNKFQIEREGMMSWSERVVSRRRAVANTDSDSLEDNEPPLPPQPLPQKKCSSCSCRRSNQSTMSVQEKPGDKRGKEFGLQQLESKLYNAELEEAMHTERLERTQGRLHRAAQLMEAQVLYTQSLDLRARAVARLTQLTGNFAYKDLTPSDTLAQTLDKAVCWDGSLLERLGEVQSAASREPPERLFQLLEEFREKRKDYQSTSNNFGQYLRSATKVSSSQLRHFETRYDSIRGSYDHSRQLLETELPKLIDERHEILQHCFTKLIPVHEKIIEQDKRFLLLLREMSKSLQDSSKNQSCRHGCNDKYPQLQSNKSYNQS; this is translated from the coding sequence ATGCACTCGGCATCAAATTTAACGAATAAGTTCCAAATCGAACGTGAAGGCATGATGTCGTGGAGCGAGAGAGTAGTGAGCAGACGTCGCGCGGTAGCGAACACCGACTCGGACTCGCTGGAGGATAACGAACCTCCACTCCCACCCCAGCCGCTGCCTCAGAAGAAGTGCAGTAGTTGCTCGTGTCGGAGATCTAACCAGTCCACGATGTCGGTGCAGGAGAAACCCGGCGACAAGAGGGGTAAAGAGTTCGGCCTGCAGCAACTGGAGTCGAAGTTGTATAACGCCGAGCTGGAGGAGGCGATGCACACGGAACGACTGGAAAGGACACAGGGGCGTCTGCACCGAGCGGCGCAACTCATGGAGGCGCAAGTGTTGTACACCCAGAGTCTGGACTTGAGAGCTAGAGCAGTGGCGAGACTGACTCAACTGACGGGGAACTTCGCCTACAAAGACCTTACGCCGTCGGACACCCTGGCGCAGACTCTGGACAAGGCCGTCTGCTGGGACGGCAGCCTGCTGGAGCGCCTGGGAGAGGTGCAAAGTGCGGCGTCCAGAGAACCACCTGAGAGGCTCTTCCAACTGCTGGAAGAGTTCAGAGAGAAGCGCAAGGACTACCAGAGCACGTCCAACAACTTTGGGCAATATCTGCGCAGCGCCACTAAAGTGTCCTCGAGTCAGCTGCGGCACTTTGAGACTCGGTACGACTCTATCAGAGGAAGCTATGACCACAGCCGACAACTGCTGGAGACTGAACTGCCCAAGTTGATTGACGAGCGCCACGAAATTCTACAACACTGTTTCACAAAACTGATTCCTGTTCATGAGAAAATCATCGAACAAGATAAAAGATTTTTGCTTTTGTTAAGGGAAATGTCAAAGAGCTTGCAGGACTCCTCAAAGAATCAATCCTGTCGCCACGGCTGTAATGACAAGTACCCTCAACTTCAGAGTAATAAATCATataatcaaagttaa